A DNA window from uncultured Methanoregula sp. contains the following coding sequences:
- a CDS encoding ABC transporter substrate-binding protein, with translation MRRSTVLIGTILLVFVLLSGILLFGCTLPSQARLADTDPSAELLYASSGSMLQLLDTNQIDAFIMWEPVVSDAQLAGIGNRVATADDLPPPGKWAATPCCVLVLSNKTIRQYPEIAALLSALTTAGVDRVNENPQQAENITAAWVFGTTQVLTPNGSLNPLVVEEHSFPNIVFTSTPSANGTGPSPYVNAAVTGQGNAFLNGSAVPQILNGTIPTLNIGYLPSSDHYAPLYVLVRDSSYFCSRYGYCLVPSDPTASRPKQCKLLVNGSPVAYVNLVPGQSGGGIMTTIGQEALDGAYLGSVPAEQQIGLGNPSSIIQPVNNGGSGLVVGTKAPCTNWSTFVSWAKVRSGEGNPLVIATVQSSIQETMIREALAYENITVYLYGTHL, from the coding sequence ATGAGGAGATCTACCGTCCTGATTGGAACGATTCTGCTGGTCTTTGTTCTCCTGTCAGGAATCCTCCTGTTTGGTTGTACGCTCCCTTCACAGGCCCGTTTGGCTGATACCGATCCATCAGCAGAGCTCCTGTACGCCTCATCCGGATCCATGCTCCAGCTGCTTGACACCAACCAGATCGATGCCTTCATCATGTGGGAGCCGGTGGTGTCCGACGCACAGCTGGCCGGTATCGGGAACCGTGTGGCAACCGCCGATGACCTTCCCCCGCCTGGGAAATGGGCTGCAACCCCATGCTGTGTTCTCGTCCTCAGTAACAAGACGATAAGACAATACCCTGAAATTGCTGCTCTGCTCTCGGCACTCACAACGGCTGGTGTCGACAGGGTCAACGAGAACCCGCAGCAGGCCGAGAATATCACCGCAGCCTGGGTCTTCGGTACAACCCAGGTCCTGACTCCCAACGGGTCGCTCAATCCCCTTGTTGTCGAGGAGCACTCGTTCCCCAATATTGTCTTTACATCAACCCCATCAGCCAACGGGACCGGTCCTTCCCCCTACGTGAACGCGGCAGTTACCGGGCAGGGGAATGCCTTCCTCAACGGATCGGCCGTCCCGCAAATACTTAACGGCACCATCCCGACCCTGAACATCGGATACCTTCCCTCATCTGACCACTATGCCCCGCTGTATGTTCTGGTCCGTGACTCCTCATATTTCTGCAGCCGGTACGGCTACTGCCTTGTTCCGAGCGATCCGACAGCCTCCCGACCGAAGCAATGCAAACTCCTGGTGAACGGAAGCCCCGTGGCCTACGTCAATCTCGTCCCGGGCCAGTCGGGAGGAGGCATCATGACCACGATCGGGCAGGAAGCTCTCGATGGGGCTTACCTTGGATCCGTCCCGGCGGAACAACAGATCGGGCTCGGGAACCCGTCTTCTATCATCCAGCCGGTCAATAACGGCGGCTCCGGGCTGGTGGTGGGTACCAAAGCTCCCTGCACGAACTGGAGCACGTTTGTCAGCTGGGCAAAGGTCCGATCCGGTGAAGGGAATCCGCTGGTCATAGCAACGGTCCAGAGCTCCATCCAGGAGACCATGATCCGTGAAGCGCTCGCGTACGAAAACATAACGGTGTATCTCTATGGCACTCATCTCTAG
- a CDS encoding carboxymuconolactone decarboxylase family protein translates to MTDYATIGRQKLLEIDGEAGVKVEEALNIICPDLARYLIEYSFGEIYARDRLDSKMKELAVVAALTAMGTAAPQLRVHIHAALHVGCTPEEIREVIIQMCGYAGFPATLNAFRILMEVVQETGRTLSTASLHAGSEGRYERGKKLLAQIAPDQERVLKETFDPINPDITRYVIAFGYGDIYARGLLPLRNRQAATIAALAAMGTAPSQLRFHIGGGLRAGLAEEEIVEIMLLVSIYAGFPAALNGILATREVVNALKEG, encoded by the coding sequence ATGACAGATTACGCAACAATCGGAAGACAGAAACTGCTTGAGATCGATGGCGAAGCCGGCGTCAAGGTGGAAGAGGCCTTAAACATCATCTGCCCGGACCTGGCCCGGTATCTCATCGAGTACTCGTTCGGGGAGATCTATGCCCGGGACAGGCTCGACAGCAAAATGAAGGAGCTGGCTGTTGTGGCTGCCCTGACTGCGATGGGCACGGCGGCACCCCAGCTCAGGGTCCACATCCACGCGGCCCTCCATGTCGGTTGCACCCCCGAGGAGATCCGCGAAGTGATCATCCAGATGTGCGGGTACGCGGGGTTCCCGGCAACCCTGAATGCGTTCAGGATCCTGATGGAGGTAGTGCAGGAGACCGGCAGGACCCTTTCAACAGCGTCCCTCCATGCCGGTTCGGAAGGCAGGTACGAGCGCGGGAAGAAGCTGCTCGCGCAGATCGCACCGGACCAGGAGCGGGTGCTCAAAGAGACCTTTGACCCGATCAACCCGGATATCACACGATACGTTATCGCGTTCGGGTACGGGGACATCTATGCCCGGGGCCTCCTCCCTCTCCGGAACCGGCAGGCGGCCACCATCGCAGCGCTTGCGGCAATGGGAACCGCCCCATCCCAGCTCCGGTTCCACATCGGCGGCGGCCTCCGGGCCGGCCTCGCTGAGGAGGAGATCGTAGAGATCATGCTGCTCGTCTCCATTTATGCGGGATTCCCGGCGGCTCTGAATGGTATCCTTGCCACCCGAGAGGTTGTCAACGCATTGAAAGAAGGCTGA
- a CDS encoding nitroreductase family protein, whose protein sequence is MEALEAIMTRRSVRKFKDKQISDAVLEKILLAGTYAPSALALQPWAFVVVQDRQFLNKVSDYCKPIMISLMKDAHDGMSDEFRRLLESPGYSIYYHAPTVIMVIGKSGSRFREIDCSLCAENLMLAAHALGIGSCWIGSTEVAYDNKEIMAGFRIPEGYSPVGTIVFGYPDETPEAHDKHAPKVTWIR, encoded by the coding sequence ATGGAAGCACTTGAAGCAATAATGACCCGCCGCAGTGTCAGGAAATTCAAGGACAAACAGATATCCGATGCGGTGCTGGAGAAGATTCTCCTCGCAGGGACGTACGCACCATCCGCCCTTGCCCTCCAGCCCTGGGCGTTTGTCGTTGTTCAGGATCGGCAGTTTTTGAACAAAGTTTCGGACTACTGCAAACCCATCATGATCTCGCTCATGAAAGATGCCCACGACGGTATGTCGGATGAATTCCGGAGGCTCCTGGAGAGCCCCGGGTACTCGATCTATTACCACGCACCGACGGTCATCATGGTCATAGGGAAGAGCGGGAGCCGGTTTCGGGAGATCGACTGCTCCCTCTGTGCGGAGAACCTGATGCTTGCTGCCCATGCCCTCGGCATCGGGAGCTGCTGGATCGGATCAACGGAAGTTGCCTATGACAACAAAGAGATCATGGCGGGGTTCCGGATCCCGGAGGGTTACAGCCCGGTTGGCACCATCGTTTTCGGATACCCCGATGAGACTCCCGAAGCCCATGACAAGCATGCGCCGAAGGTGACGTGGATCCGGTAA
- a CDS encoding nitroreductase family protein, with the protein MDVLEAIHQRRAIRRYLPDPVSREDIRTILDAANWAPSAMNRQQWQFVVVTGKKIGEMGKSFGRIIEEYTRNWDSSRMRGSPFTREEFIRFATTYGGAPVVIVVLTDTADSPDFRRANLESASAAMQNLLLAATALGLGTCWMTGPLNDEKALRRILQIPKEKEIVAVTPLGWPDGVPEAPQRLDPAMERNVRWVE; encoded by the coding sequence ATGGATGTTCTGGAAGCGATTCACCAGCGGCGGGCAATCCGCCGGTACCTCCCCGACCCTGTCAGCAGGGAAGATATCCGCACAATCCTCGATGCCGCCAACTGGGCACCCTCTGCCATGAATCGCCAGCAGTGGCAGTTTGTTGTTGTGACCGGGAAAAAAATTGGTGAGATGGGGAAGAGTTTCGGGCGAATTATCGAGGAGTACACAAGGAACTGGGACTCGTCCCGGATGCGGGGATCCCCGTTCACCCGCGAGGAGTTCATCCGGTTCGCGACCACTTACGGGGGAGCACCGGTAGTGATTGTCGTCCTGACCGATACAGCGGATTCACCGGATTTCCGGCGGGCAAACCTCGAGAGTGCAAGTGCCGCCATGCAGAACCTCCTCCTCGCTGCAACCGCGCTCGGGCTTGGTACCTGCTGGATGACCGGTCCGCTCAATGACGAGAAGGCACTGCGCAGGATCCTGCAAATCCCAAAAGAGAAGGAGATCGTAGCAGTCACACCATTGGGTTGGCCCGATGGCGTTCCGGAAGCACCCCAGCGGCTCGACCCGGCCATGGAACGAAACGTGAGGTGGGTGGAGTAA
- a CDS encoding flavodoxin family protein — MKKALIIIGSPRKKGSTAILAAEAERALNEKGIETTTVFLNDLKIRGCQACYWCKKNDVAECAVKDDMQKVHERMKEADSIIVATPIYFAGVTAQTKVWLDRLFPYIGMTLKPKMIPGKKISFIFTQNQPDARLFETPVQTFMQMVGLTGLAVQDHMLACDLDAGIKPPVTGRQEYMDKAYRIGRDLLQ, encoded by the coding sequence ATGAAAAAAGCACTCATAATTATCGGGAGTCCCAGGAAGAAGGGCAGTACCGCAATCCTTGCAGCGGAAGCTGAACGGGCACTGAATGAAAAGGGAATAGAAACAACGACCGTCTTCCTCAACGATCTGAAGATCCGGGGATGCCAGGCCTGTTACTGGTGCAAGAAGAACGATGTGGCCGAATGCGCTGTAAAAGACGACATGCAGAAGGTTCACGAGCGTATGAAGGAGGCCGATAGCATCATTGTTGCCACCCCCATCTATTTCGCTGGAGTCACTGCCCAGACCAAGGTATGGCTCGATCGCCTCTTCCCGTATATCGGTATGACATTAAAGCCGAAGATGATACCGGGAAAGAAGATTTCGTTCATTTTCACGCAGAACCAGCCGGATGCCCGGTTGTTCGAGACCCCGGTCCAAACGTTCATGCAGATGGTGGGGCTGACCGGCCTTGCCGTTCAGGATCACATGCTTGCCTGCGATCTTGATGCCGGGATCAAACCGCCGGTAACGGGGAGGCAGGAGTATATGGATAAAGCGTACCGGATCGGCAGGGATCTGCTGCAATGA
- a CDS encoding flavodoxin family protein, whose amino-acid sequence MGKIIAINGSPRKKWNTATLLEHALEGAASQGVKTELVHLYDLDYKGCTSCFACKLKGGKSYGRCAMKDGLTSVLEKIEGADALILGSPIYFGMVTGEMRSFMERLLFPNLTYTRPPQSLAPRQIPTAFIYTMNVSEQLMKENYGPHITANATVLKMMFGQSESLFCNETLQFEDYDKVVFSYFDPEERKERRRTIFPQDCKRAFDLGARIAKAGLSFKTGEPAQEG is encoded by the coding sequence ATGGGAAAAATCATTGCTATCAACGGAAGTCCACGAAAGAAGTGGAATACTGCAACGCTGCTTGAACATGCCCTCGAAGGGGCGGCATCGCAGGGGGTAAAGACCGAGCTCGTTCACCTCTACGACCTGGACTACAAAGGCTGCACCAGCTGCTTTGCCTGCAAACTGAAAGGCGGGAAGAGTTACGGGAGATGTGCCATGAAAGACGGACTGACTTCCGTTCTTGAGAAGATCGAAGGTGCCGATGCCCTCATACTCGGCTCGCCTATCTATTTCGGGATGGTAACCGGCGAGATGCGGTCGTTCATGGAACGCCTCCTCTTCCCGAACCTGACCTACACCCGGCCCCCGCAGTCCCTTGCTCCGCGGCAGATCCCCACAGCGTTCATCTACACCATGAACGTCTCCGAGCAGTTGATGAAGGAGAATTACGGTCCGCACATCACGGCGAACGCGACCGTCCTGAAGATGATGTTCGGGCAGTCAGAGTCCCTCTTCTGCAACGAGACCCTCCAGTTCGAAGACTACGACAAGGTGGTCTTCAGCTATTTCGACCCGGAGGAGCGAAAGGAACGCCGGAGGACGATCTTCCCCCAGGATTGCAAACGGGCATTCGACCTTGGCGCACGGATCGCAAAGGCCGGGCTCTCCTTTAAAACCGGAGAACCTGCACAGGAAGGGTAA